In one window of Sardina pilchardus chromosome 23, fSarPil1.1, whole genome shotgun sequence DNA:
- the LOC134071787 gene encoding uncharacterized protein LOC134071787, giving the protein MLTSSSQGRMGVFPLLLLCSVAPWALSSAQTIPPPTGLLPNLTATEVLSEVLTPAPTLTNGTQPTPPPPPPADPPQPVDPPVTPAPTQPPPPTVATSAAPTPPPVAPPDPRMVDPPAPDPPTDPPVTQPQPPAPPTTPGPDAEPDQNQNVTTAEPVVPVMETTAEPADETSSEAEKEVTTVTLVPPAITPPGGGEDTPMLAVIGCDWL; this is encoded by the exons ATGCTAACTTCGTCCTCTCAG GGCAGAATGGGTGTGTTCCCGCTGCTCCTGCTCTGCAGTGTGGCCCCCTGGGCCCTCAGCTCAGCACAGACCATCCCCCCTCCCACag GTCTGCTCCCCAACCTCACAGCCACAGAAGTCCTCTCAGAGGTCCTCACTCCTGcccccacactgaccaatgGCACCCAGCCCACaccgcccccacccccgcccgcCGACCCCCCACAACCCGTCGACCCCCCCGTCACCCCGGCCCCCACACAGCCTCCCCCCCCAACAGTGGCCACCTCTgcggcccccaccccccctcccgtGGCCCCCCCAGACCCTCGTATGGTGGACCCCCCGGCCCCCGACCCCCCCACGGACCCCCCCGTGACCCAGCCGCAGCCTCCGGCGCCCCCCACCACCCCGGGCCCTGACGCAGAGCCGGACCAGAACCAGAACGTCACCACGGCCGAGCCGGTGGTTCCCGTCATGGAGACGACGGCCGAACCCGCGGACGAGACCTCGTCGGAGGCGGAAAAGGAGGTCACCACGGTGACGCTGGTCCCGCCTGCTATCACGCCTCCAG gtggcGGTGAAG ACACGCCCATGTTGGCAGTGAttggctgtgattggctgtga
- the idh3b gene encoding isocitrate dehydrogenase [NAD] subunit beta, mitochondrial isoform X2, whose amino-acid sequence MMAAALRRSLVTLVKGASVPLWQPVSARALSLTACRNVPEAPPARADSTFKVTMVPGDGVGPELMTAVKEVFKAGDVPVEFEEFHLSEVQNMASEEKLDQVLTSMKTNRVAMKGKIHTPMEFKGELASYEMRLRRKLDLFANVVHVKSLPGYSTRHNNLDLVIIREQTEGEYSSLEHESVTGVIECLKIITRDKSRRIAKFAFDYATKNGRNRVTAVHKANIMKLGDGLFLQCCAEVAELYPKIKYENIIIDNCCMQLVQNPYQFDVLVMPNLYGNIIDNLAAGLVGGAGVVPGESYSAEYAVFETGARHPFAQAVGRNIANPTAMLLSAANMLRHLNLEYHANMVSEAVKRVIKQGKVRTGDLGGYASSDEFTRAVITNLHA is encoded by the exons ATGATGGCTGCTGCCTTGAGACGGAGTCTTGTAACATTGGTCAAG GGTGCGAGTGTGCCCCTGTGGCAGCCAGTGAGCGCGAGAGCCCTCAGCCTCACCGCCTGTCGCAATGTCCCGGAGGCGCCCCCAGCTCGTGCTGACAGCACCTTCAAGGTTACCATGGTACCTGGAGATGGCGTCGGACCCGAGCTCATGACTGCCGTCAAGGAGGTCTTCAAG GCTGGTGATGTTCCGGTAGAGTTTGAGGAGTTCCACCTGAGCGAGGTGCAGAACATGGCCAGTGAGGAAAAGCTGGACCAGGTGCTGACCTCCATGAAGACCAACAGGGTGGCCATGAAAG gaaaGATTCACACTCCCATGGAGTTCAAAGGAGAGCTGGCGTCCTACGAGATGAGGCTAAG GAGGAAGCTGGACCTGTTTGCCAACGTGGTCCACGTGAAGAGCCTGCCCGGCTACAGCACTCGCCACAACAACCTGGACCTGGTCATCATCCGCGAGCAGACCGAGGGAGAGTACAGCTCCCTGGAGCACGAG AGTGTGACCGGTGTGATCGAGTGTCTAAAGATCATCACTCGTGACAAGTCCCGCCGCATCGCCAAGTTTGCGTTTGACTACGCCACCAAGAACGGCCGCAACAGGGTCACCGCCGTGCACAAGGCCAACATCAT GAAACTGGGTGATGGCCTGTtcctgcagtgctgtgctgaggTCGCTGAGCTGTACCCCAAAATCAAGTACGAGAACATCATCATCGACAACTGTTGCATGCAG CTGGTGCAGAACCCATACCAGTTTGATGTCCTGGTGATGCCCAATCTCTATGGCAACATCATCGACAACCTGGCAGCTGGGCTAGTGGGCGGAGCCGGGGTGGTTCCCGGGGAGAGCTACAGCGCCGAGTACGCCGTGTTCGAGACG GGAGCGCGGCACCCGTTTGCCCAGGCCGTGGGCAGGAACATCGCCAACCCCACCGCCATGCTGCTGAGTGCTGCCAACATGCTGCGCCACCTCAA TCTGGAGTATCACGCCAACATGGTCTCCGAGGCTGTTAAAAGGGTCATCAAGCAGGGCAAG GTGCGCACAGGTGACCTCGGAGGTTACGCCAGCAGCGATGAGTTCACCCGCGCGGTCATCACCAACCTTCATGCCTGA
- the idh3b gene encoding isocitrate dehydrogenase [NAD] subunit beta, mitochondrial isoform X1 — MMAAALRRSLVTLVKGASVPLWQPVSARALSLTACRNVPEAPPARADSTFKVTMVPGDGVGPELMTAVKEVFKAGDVPVEFEEFHLSEVQNMASEEKLDQVLTSMKTNRVAMKGKIHTPMEFKGELASYEMRLRRKLDLFANVVHVKSLPGYSTRHNNLDLVIIREQTEGEYSSLEHESVTGVIECLKIITRDKSRRIAKFAFDYATKNGRNRVTAVHKANIMKLGDGLFLQCCAEVAELYPKIKYENIIIDNCCMQLVQNPYQFDVLVMPNLYGNIIDNLAAGLVGGAGVVPGESYSAEYAVFETGARHPFAQAVGRNIANPTAMLLSAANMLRHLNLEYHANMVSEAVKRVIKQGKVKTRDLGGYATTSDFVRAVAANLRHRPV, encoded by the exons ATGATGGCTGCTGCCTTGAGACGGAGTCTTGTAACATTGGTCAAG GGTGCGAGTGTGCCCCTGTGGCAGCCAGTGAGCGCGAGAGCCCTCAGCCTCACCGCCTGTCGCAATGTCCCGGAGGCGCCCCCAGCTCGTGCTGACAGCACCTTCAAGGTTACCATGGTACCTGGAGATGGCGTCGGACCCGAGCTCATGACTGCCGTCAAGGAGGTCTTCAAG GCTGGTGATGTTCCGGTAGAGTTTGAGGAGTTCCACCTGAGCGAGGTGCAGAACATGGCCAGTGAGGAAAAGCTGGACCAGGTGCTGACCTCCATGAAGACCAACAGGGTGGCCATGAAAG gaaaGATTCACACTCCCATGGAGTTCAAAGGAGAGCTGGCGTCCTACGAGATGAGGCTAAG GAGGAAGCTGGACCTGTTTGCCAACGTGGTCCACGTGAAGAGCCTGCCCGGCTACAGCACTCGCCACAACAACCTGGACCTGGTCATCATCCGCGAGCAGACCGAGGGAGAGTACAGCTCCCTGGAGCACGAG AGTGTGACCGGTGTGATCGAGTGTCTAAAGATCATCACTCGTGACAAGTCCCGCCGCATCGCCAAGTTTGCGTTTGACTACGCCACCAAGAACGGCCGCAACAGGGTCACCGCCGTGCACAAGGCCAACATCAT GAAACTGGGTGATGGCCTGTtcctgcagtgctgtgctgaggTCGCTGAGCTGTACCCCAAAATCAAGTACGAGAACATCATCATCGACAACTGTTGCATGCAG CTGGTGCAGAACCCATACCAGTTTGATGTCCTGGTGATGCCCAATCTCTATGGCAACATCATCGACAACCTGGCAGCTGGGCTAGTGGGCGGAGCCGGGGTGGTTCCCGGGGAGAGCTACAGCGCCGAGTACGCCGTGTTCGAGACG GGAGCGCGGCACCCGTTTGCCCAGGCCGTGGGCAGGAACATCGCCAACCCCACCGCCATGCTGCTGAGTGCTGCCAACATGCTGCGCCACCTCAA TCTGGAGTATCACGCCAACATGGTCTCCGAGGCTGTTAAAAGGGTCATCAAGCAGGGCAAG GTGAAGACGCGAGACTTGGGCGGCTACGCCACTACCAGTGATTTTGTGCGCGCCGTCGCGGCCAACCTCCGCCACCGGCCCGTTTAA